In Sphingobacterium sp. SRCM116780, the genomic stretch TTATTGGTTTAGGTAAAGATAATAAAATTAGAAAAGTTTTGTATACTACATTTACAGTCGATTGTGTTATTTTCGGTTTTTATGAAGGTGAACTCCATGTTCTTTTAACTGAAAGAAATGAATATCCTTTTAAGGATTGGTGGGCATTACCAGGGTTTTTCGTTAATAATGACGAAGAAATGGAGGATGCTGTTAAACGTATTCTATACGAAAATACGGGACTTAAGGACGTATATCTGGATCAACTATATGCTTTTGCTGGTTTGAAAAGGCATCCACAGGGAAGGATTCTTACTGTTGCTTATTATGCTTTACTTCAATTAGATAAAACGAAGATTAAGTTAAAGCCAATTACTTCTTATATGCGTCAGGCGAAATGGTTCCCACTTACAAAAGTCCCTGACTTGGCCTTTGATCATAGTATCATACTGAAGCAAAGTGTTGATAAATTGAGACGTCGTATTGCAAATACACCTATTGCGTTTGAGCTTTTACCAGAGAAATTTACACTTACTCAACTTCAATTGGTTTATGAGAGTATTCTAGGAAGAGTCCTAGATAAACGAAACTTTAGAAAGAAAATGATTAATTATGGTTTTCTAAAAGAATTGGACGAGGTACAAAAGGGGGTTGCTTATCGGGCAGCAAGACTTTATAAACTTGATAAGAGGAAATTTTTGAAGCAATTTCAAAACAGTATTACTTTTTAGTTTAGCGATTTATTCAATTTCATATTCAAGAGTTGTGTGATAACTAAAAAACTAAACTAAAAATGAACATTTAGCATTTCAATAAACGATAATAAAGTGCAAATCAAAAGGTTTGCACTTTTTTTTTATGTCAATTTTTACGTAAAGCTGACAATAAATTTGTGCTATATTTTTGCTTTTTGTATCTTTGACCAAAATTTATATAAAGTCAAAAGTTTAAATACTAAAAATGTCAACGAATACGGATAATAAAAAAGACCTCATTATTGCTGCAGCTATTAGAAGATTTTCGCATTATGGATTTTCTAAGACAGCTATGAATGAAATAGCAGACGATTTGAAGATTACAAAAGCAAATCTCTACTACTATTATCCAGATAAAACAACCCTCATTCATGATGTCATTTTATCGATAACAGATGATTTTAGAAAAATGGAGCAAGAGGTAATAGAAAACTCAAAATCATCCATTATTGACCTTTTATTGGAATTGTTGGAATTAAAATCTTCTTTTATTGAACGTCATTATATGTTACACATGAATGAAAATTTGGAATGGATAAAAGGTGCTCCATTGCAGACGTTGATGCGAGAATTGCATGCAAAAGAAATTGCACAGGTAGCATTATTGTTTCAAAAAGGGATTGATCAAAAAGAATTATATATAGCTGATGTAAACAAAGCAAGTGAAACATATGTACATATTATGAAGAGTATAGGATTGATCGGAATACTTTCCGATGTATTCACAGGAATTCCAACGCAGTGTAATGTTGGTAATGTATTACAAAATCAAAAGGATGCTACAATAATGTTATACAATGGTTTAAAATTGAATAAGAGTTCGAATTAATTAGAAAAATGAAAAAAATAAAAATAATAGGGGTGCTATTAGCTAGTTTGTTTTCGGTGAATTTTTTGCAAGCGCAAGAAATTTTGACATTGAATCAAGCGATTAAATATGCGCTAGAAAACAAAGCTGAGGCAAAAAAATCTAAATTAGATTTAGAGAATGCTCAATATCAGATTGATGAGGTTCGCGCAGGAGCACTTCCACAAATTAATGGATCTGCATCTCTTAAATACAATGTTTTGATACCATCAATGGCATTAGAGGCTGGTGGTCAAACTCAAATTATTAAAATGGGGCAACCATGGAATTCAACTGCAGCTCTTTCTGTAAATCAACAGCTCTTTAATCAGTCATTATTTACAGGTTTAAAAGCTGCGAAAACAACTAAGGAATTCTATACCATAAATAAAGATTTGTCGGATGAACAATTAATTGAAAAAGTGGCAAATGCTTATTATGATGTTTTTCAGACGCAGTTGCAGTTACAAACGATCGATAATAATTTAAATAGTACCACTAAAACGAGAGATGTTATCTCTGGACTAGTGAATGCGGGTTTAGGTAAAAAAATTGATCTGGACAGAACAAGTGTTGCGGTAAATAATCTGAAAGCAAATCGTCAAATTTTGGTAAATGCATTAGAATTAAAAGAAAATGCACTAAAATTTGCAATAGGTATGCCTATGGAGCAAGAAGTTAAATTACCAAATGAAACTTTTGAAATCAATTCATCGACAGCAGATTTAGTAGCTTCTGATTTATCATCAAGAACAGAAGTAAAGTTGTTGGAAAAACAAACACAACTTTTAGAGTTAAATCGTAATGC encodes the following:
- a CDS encoding NUDIX hydrolase, producing MYTTFTVDCVIFGFYEGELHVLLTERNEYPFKDWWALPGFFVNNDEEMEDAVKRILYENTGLKDVYLDQLYAFAGLKRHPQGRILTVAYYALLQLDKTKIKLKPITSYMRQAKWFPLTKVPDLAFDHSIILKQSVDKLRRRIANTPIAFELLPEKFTLTQLQLVYESILGRVLDKRNFRKKMINYGFLKELDEVQKGVAYRAARLYKLDKRKFLKQFQNSITF
- a CDS encoding TetR/AcrR family transcriptional regulator; protein product: MSTNTDNKKDLIIAAAIRRFSHYGFSKTAMNEIADDLKITKANLYYYYPDKTTLIHDVILSITDDFRKMEQEVIENSKSSIIDLLLELLELKSSFIERHYMLHMNENLEWIKGAPLQTLMRELHAKEIAQVALLFQKGIDQKELYIADVNKASETYVHIMKSIGLIGILSDVFTGIPTQCNVGNVLQNQKDATIMLYNGLKLNKSSN
- a CDS encoding TolC family protein yields the protein MKKIKIIGVLLASLFSVNFLQAQEILTLNQAIKYALENKAEAKKSKLDLENAQYQIDEVRAGALPQINGSASLKYNVLIPSMALEAGGQTQIIKMGQPWNSTAALSVNQQLFNQSLFTGLKAAKTTKEFYTINKDLSDEQLIEKVANAYYDVFQTQLQLQTIDNNLNSTTKTRDVISGLVNAGLGKKIDLDRTSVAVNNLKANRQILVNALELKENALKFAIGMPMEQEVKLPNETFEINSSTADLVASDLSSRTEVKLLEKQTQLLELNRNAMKAAYYPNLSFGGDIGYTGFGKNFPLGGKGFSWNSTSGLGLNLSIPIFNGGATKAKINQATIQLKQAQVDLEDTKLALSLSNENAKSQITNSLLTINSNRANVQLAKEVLDNTENNYKNGLATLTDLLDAENAYSDAQNNLNTSLLNYKIAEVQLIKAKGELNTLLNSK